Proteins encoded within one genomic window of Granulicella pectinivorans:
- a CDS encoding Gfo/Idh/MocA family protein, whose product MNLSRREFARLAGAAAVVPFAPSAAFAQGGAAKKIRYCVVGLGRISLQHFMPGTKMGSLGEITAIVSGHRDKALKVAAEYGVPESSIYSYEDYDKIRDNPNIDAVYIALPNSMHAEYSIRAANAGKHVLCEKPMANTVKESEDMIAACKVAGKKLMIAYRCQLVPTFLHARDLVQKGSLGTIQAVESANGFNIAKGEWRCNRKLAGGGPLMDVGIYSLNACRFFLGEEPVGINAYTSVIDHDGRFDEVEENVVWTMKFPSGVLASCSSTYGASMEGIIRVHGSKGTLTLTQFGYQGIHLQARINGVNRGDPPQMIDDLEEEKDPAQFARESDYFSKCILDGLPVGPSGEEGLKDMKAMMRIYESAAKNA is encoded by the coding sequence ATGAATCTGTCGCGAAGAGAGTTTGCCCGTCTGGCTGGGGCTGCCGCTGTGGTTCCATTTGCTCCGTCCGCTGCGTTTGCGCAGGGTGGAGCTGCAAAGAAGATTCGTTACTGCGTGGTGGGGCTGGGGCGGATCTCGCTGCAGCACTTCATGCCAGGAACGAAGATGGGATCGCTGGGAGAGATTACGGCGATCGTGAGCGGGCATCGCGACAAGGCGCTGAAGGTTGCGGCGGAGTATGGTGTGCCGGAGAGCTCGATCTACAGCTACGAGGACTACGACAAGATTCGCGATAACCCGAACATCGATGCGGTGTACATTGCGCTGCCGAACTCGATGCATGCGGAATACTCGATTCGTGCGGCAAATGCCGGCAAGCATGTGCTGTGCGAGAAGCCGATGGCGAATACGGTGAAGGAGTCCGAGGACATGATCGCGGCGTGCAAGGTCGCGGGCAAGAAGCTGATGATCGCCTATCGATGCCAGCTTGTGCCGACGTTTTTGCATGCGCGCGATCTGGTGCAGAAGGGATCGCTGGGGACGATCCAGGCAGTGGAAAGCGCGAACGGATTCAACATCGCGAAGGGCGAGTGGAGATGCAATCGCAAGCTTGCGGGCGGCGGGCCTCTGATGGATGTGGGGATCTATTCGCTAAATGCCTGCCGCTTTTTTCTCGGTGAGGAGCCGGTGGGGATCAATGCGTATACCTCAGTGATCGACCATGACGGGCGGTTCGACGAGGTGGAAGAGAATGTCGTTTGGACGATGAAGTTTCCCTCAGGAGTGCTGGCTTCGTGCTCGTCGACGTACGGGGCTTCGATGGAGGGGATCATCCGCGTGCATGGATCGAAGGGAACGTTGACGCTGACACAGTTTGGGTACCAGGGGATTCATCTGCAGGCGCGGATCAATGGGGTGAATCGAGGGGATCCACCGCAGATGATCGACGACCTGGAGGAGGAGAAGGATCCCGCACAATTCGCGAGGGAGTCGGATTATTTTTCGAAGTGCATTCTGGATGGATTACCGGTGGGGCCCTCGGGTGAGGAAGGCCTGAAGGATATGAAGGCAATGATGCGGATCTATGAGTCGGCTGCGAAGAATGCATGA
- a CDS encoding lactonase family protein produces the protein MTRDLNCGATVLLSMPRAGGFAVAAGFGACTVRFDKDERRECADNGQMENVSTMLTRRTLVRMMAATAVLPATVEGFAAVKKTRLLIGTGTGGKSKSKGIYVADFDATTGSLGEMTLAAELESPTWIAVDRHQQHLFAISEVKKGMVTSFAVNKGSGVTLTKVNEQSAEGSGPAHVGVNRDGKSVYVANYGSGSLTSYAVDKAGTISPSISHFQYKPVDGLPEHAHPHAHEATPSPDGKFLLVNDLGSDRIMIYRIDQKTGKLTENTPAFWQGRQKSGPRHLTFHPNGKWVYNVNELDSTVDHLAWDKHTGTLTTIGSFVSTLEPDFPKNTAFCSEILTSKDGRFCYVGNRRNETVAMLSIDHKTGAVKLEQVIEHGGKTARHVTLDPTEKFLLVACQDSAQVSVMARDAVTGKLSGPVKLFPIDSPQCLVFVS, from the coding sequence GTGACACGGGATCTGAACTGCGGTGCGACGGTCCTGCTGTCGATGCCGAGGGCCGGCGGTTTCGCGGTGGCCGCCGGATTCGGTGCCTGCACGGTGCGTTTCGACAAGGACGAACGGCGGGAATGCGCCGATAATGGGCAGATGGAGAATGTTTCGACTATGCTGACTCGCCGCACTCTGGTTCGTATGATGGCTGCCACTGCAGTTCTACCCGCAACCGTTGAGGGCTTTGCCGCCGTGAAGAAGACACGCCTGTTGATTGGCACCGGGACCGGTGGCAAGAGCAAGAGCAAAGGGATCTATGTCGCTGACTTCGATGCGACGACTGGTTCTCTCGGCGAGATGACCCTGGCTGCGGAGCTGGAAAGCCCGACCTGGATCGCGGTCGACCGGCATCAGCAGCACCTGTTCGCGATCAGCGAGGTGAAGAAGGGCATGGTGACGTCGTTCGCCGTGAACAAGGGCAGCGGGGTGACGCTGACCAAGGTGAATGAGCAGTCGGCGGAAGGTTCAGGGCCAGCGCATGTGGGCGTGAATCGCGATGGAAAGAGCGTCTATGTTGCCAACTATGGCAGCGGTAGCCTGACTTCGTACGCCGTGGATAAGGCCGGGACGATCTCGCCTTCGATATCGCATTTTCAATACAAGCCGGTGGACGGCCTGCCCGAACACGCTCATCCCCATGCGCATGAGGCGACGCCCTCTCCGGATGGCAAGTTCCTGTTGGTGAACGACCTGGGCTCGGACCGGATCATGATCTACCGGATCGACCAGAAGACGGGCAAACTGACGGAGAACACGCCGGCATTCTGGCAGGGGCGGCAGAAATCGGGGCCTCGCCACCTTACGTTTCATCCGAACGGCAAGTGGGTCTACAACGTGAATGAGCTGGACTCCACGGTCGACCATCTTGCGTGGGATAAACATACGGGCACGTTGACGACGATTGGGTCGTTTGTGTCGACGCTGGAGCCCGACTTTCCGAAGAATACGGCTTTCTGTTCGGAGATTCTGACGTCGAAGGATGGACGGTTCTGCTACGTGGGAAACCGCCGGAACGAAACGGTCGCGATGCTTTCGATCGACCATAAGACGGGCGCGGTGAAGCTGGAGCAGGTGATCGAGCACGGCGGTAAGACAGCGCGGCATGTGACGCTCGATCCTACGGAGAAGTTTTTGCTGGTGGCCTGCCAGGATTCGGCGCAGGTGTCGGTGATGGCGCGGGATGCGGTGACGGGCAAGCTGTCGGGCCCGGTGAAGCTGTTCCCGATCGATAGTCCGCAGTGTTTGGTTTTTGTTTCCTAG
- a CDS encoding FAD-dependent oxidoreductase, whose amino-acid sequence MPVSANPPMIDRADPRFELLKKGNNARFPDPAVPPPSKIAVCADGAECAAALQQIIAAGLRPTVRSGGHGYEDFWQNNPGGVIIDLSTHDTVDKGKYGYRVGAGTMLGVAYAQLYKKYGVTMPGGSCYAVGAGGHISGGGYGVLSRLFGLTSDWVTSLDVLTVDAHGKVIERHIDKDHDADLFRACRGAGGGNFGIITNFYFEKLPTAPSQVADAGVSFAWEDMTEVKFTKLLQRYGDFFEGRGKDKDTWGLFTFFGVSPASGPQARIGMHAQFCNPDGTARDVAVLHEFFDLFRDLNPLPNGGGGGRNGQTMAPVLQNKDGRPYDISYRHWYEATVNGGVGGGSRGKYKSAYMKQSFSAEECAAAYKFMKSPSAGAMGSVMAIDSYGGAVNDPARLADTSVSQRASIMKLQYQCYWRDKEQDPIHLKFMDDFYTSIYTGPQVGPQYQGTPMGPRFEGCYMNYSDADMLRYKFWPELFYGTGDLYPFLIAVKKKYDPNNVFHSSMSVRA is encoded by the coding sequence ATGCCCGTAAGTGCGAATCCCCCGATGATCGACCGTGCTGACCCGCGGTTCGAATTGCTGAAGAAGGGCAACAATGCGCGGTTTCCGGACCCTGCGGTGCCTCCGCCATCCAAGATTGCCGTCTGCGCGGATGGGGCGGAGTGCGCGGCTGCGCTGCAGCAGATTATCGCCGCCGGACTGAGACCGACGGTGAGGTCCGGTGGTCATGGCTATGAGGACTTCTGGCAGAACAACCCGGGCGGCGTGATCATCGACTTGTCCACGCATGACACGGTGGACAAGGGCAAATACGGCTATCGCGTGGGCGCGGGCACCATGCTCGGCGTGGCGTATGCGCAACTCTATAAGAAGTATGGCGTCACGATGCCGGGTGGTAGCTGTTATGCGGTAGGTGCTGGCGGACATATCTCGGGCGGCGGATACGGGGTGCTCTCACGGCTCTTCGGCCTGACCTCGGATTGGGTCACGTCCCTCGATGTTTTGACGGTCGACGCGCACGGCAAGGTGATTGAGCGGCATATCGACAAGGATCACGATGCGGATCTCTTTCGGGCCTGCCGCGGTGCGGGCGGCGGGAACTTCGGCATTATTACGAACTTCTACTTCGAGAAGCTGCCGACGGCTCCGAGCCAGGTGGCGGATGCGGGCGTGTCGTTTGCCTGGGAAGACATGACGGAAGTGAAGTTCACCAAGTTGCTGCAGCGTTACGGCGATTTCTTCGAGGGGCGCGGCAAGGACAAGGATACGTGGGGGTTATTCACCTTCTTCGGCGTGAGCCCGGCATCCGGTCCACAGGCGCGGATCGGGATGCATGCGCAGTTCTGCAATCCTGACGGCACGGCGAGGGATGTCGCGGTGCTGCATGAGTTCTTCGATTTGTTTCGGGATTTGAATCCTTTGCCGAATGGGGGTGGTGGTGGACGGAATGGTCAGACCATGGCTCCTGTGTTGCAGAATAAGGACGGACGACCCTACGACATCAGCTACCGGCACTGGTATGAGGCCACGGTGAACGGTGGGGTCGGCGGTGGGAGCCGGGGCAAGTACAAGTCGGCGTATATGAAGCAGAGCTTTTCGGCGGAGGAGTGTGCGGCGGCGTACAAGTTCATGAAGTCGCCGAGCGCGGGTGCGATGGGGTCAGTGATGGCGATCGACTCGTATGGCGGCGCGGTGAACGATCCGGCCCGGCTGGCGGATACTTCGGTCTCGCAGAGGGCTTCGATCATGAAGCTGCAGTACCAGTGCTATTGGCGGGATAAGGAGCAGGATCCGATCCATCTGAAGTTCATGGACGATTTTTACACGTCGATCTATACGGGGCCACAGGTTGGACCGCAGTACCAGGGCACGCCGATGGGACCGCGGTTCGAGGGGTGCTACATGAACTACTCGGACGCGGATATGCTGCGGTACAAGTTCTGGCCGGAGCTGTTCTACGGGACGGGCGACCTGTATCCGTTCCTGATCGCGGTGAAGAAGAAGTATGACCCGAACAATGTGTTCCACAGCTCGATGAGCGTACGGGCCTAG
- a CDS encoding lactonase family protein, which produces MIWTRRTFVSALSAAAVVAPKFSSVAVAEAPSGSFRAFVGASDGTVMAYRVSDGAWRQDGAAVVAASPRGLALHPTLPVLYATDAVDGHGDRPRGSVAAFRVTGSGLAAMNVEGMALSATAPSHLSVVDDVLLVSSAGGGAYNAFGLAEDGALLPVASALKQIGSGPHVLQEKAHPHASVAGELGAYASDFGSDRVNHLVFTEGIASVASRVSLPAGSGPGHLVLAGSHLVVASRLSAGLTVLPVDQTSGRLEAAVHALPVALAECGPLAVNGSGNRIYLAGVDHAGETVVASFGLSSGGRLRALQSVTVAGAGRPEQMVLAGKELLLAGAGGVSRIPVFAGRLGEGALVLPKAGAVSLVVG; this is translated from the coding sequence ATGATCTGGACGCGGCGTACGTTTGTTTCGGCTCTGAGCGCGGCGGCGGTGGTTGCGCCGAAGTTTTCCTCCGTTGCGGTTGCCGAGGCTCCGAGTGGGAGTTTTCGCGCGTTTGTGGGGGCTTCGGATGGGACTGTGATGGCTTACCGGGTCTCCGATGGGGCCTGGAGGCAGGATGGCGCTGCGGTGGTGGCGGCCAGTCCGCGTGGGCTCGCGCTGCATCCCACGCTGCCGGTGCTGTATGCCACGGATGCCGTGGACGGGCATGGGGATCGGCCGCGGGGGAGTGTCGCGGCGTTCCGCGTGACGGGTTCGGGGCTTGCGGCGATGAATGTGGAGGGGATGGCGCTTTCGGCGACCGCGCCCTCGCATCTTTCGGTCGTGGACGACGTGCTGCTGGTTTCGTCGGCGGGCGGAGGGGCCTACAACGCGTTCGGGCTGGCAGAGGACGGGGCTTTGCTGCCGGTGGCTTCGGCTCTGAAGCAAATTGGGTCCGGGCCGCATGTCCTTCAGGAGAAAGCACATCCACATGCTTCCGTGGCTGGAGAGCTGGGCGCGTATGCCAGCGATTTCGGCTCGGACCGGGTGAATCACCTGGTGTTTACGGAGGGGATCGCTTCGGTGGCCAGCCGGGTTTCGCTGCCGGCGGGGAGCGGGCCTGGGCATCTGGTGCTGGCGGGATCGCACCTGGTGGTCGCTTCGCGGCTTTCGGCTGGGCTCACGGTGTTGCCGGTGGATCAGACCTCCGGGCGGCTGGAGGCGGCGGTGCATGCGCTTCCGGTGGCTTTGGCGGAGTGTGGACCTCTGGCGGTAAATGGCTCTGGGAATAGGATTTATCTGGCTGGTGTGGACCATGCCGGGGAGACGGTTGTGGCTTCGTTCGGACTTTCTTCCGGTGGGCGGCTGCGGGCTTTGCAGAGCGTTACGGTTGCGGGTGCGGGGCGGCCGGAGCAGATGGTGCTGGCGGGCAAGGAGTTGCTGTTGGCCGGGGCTGGTGGGGTGAGCCGGATTCCGGTATTTGCTGGACGGCTTGGGGAGGGTGCTTTGGTGCTTCCCAAGGCTGGTGCGGTTAGCCTCGTTGTTGGCTAG